The genomic stretch GGATCGAGTAGCCCATGCGGCCTTCGGCGCTGGCCGTCCAGGCGCAGGCCATCTCGCCAAATTCCGTCCAGGAGGTCGGCGGGGCGTCATAGCCCAGTTCAGCCAGGCCATCCAGATTGACGTAGACAACTTCCATCGACCGGTTAGGCGGGAAGCCCAGGCGCATCCCACCGAACTGCGGGTTGATATCCTGCAGGAAGAAGCCCTGGAAGAAGTCCGCCTGCTCTTCCTCGCTATACCCCCACTGCGGGTCGTTGACGAAGATATTCATATCGACCAGCGCATCCTCAAGCTGGTAGGCAGCCGCCTGGTTCTGGTAGGCAACCACCAGGTTGGGCAGGGTGCCGCTGGCGATGCTGGCGATCATCTTCTGATAGATGTCGTTGTAGCTACCCTGATTGCTGGCCTCCACCGTGATTCCCCACGGATTGTTGGCATTGAACTCGGCCACCATCTCGTTGAGGGCAACCTCACGATCGCCAGGATGCTGATGCCAGTAGACGACAGTCTGCCCGGAGGGATCGACGCCAGCCAGGGGGCCTTCTGTCGTCGGCGTGGTGGGCAGGTCGAACGTAGCCACGAAGGCGCCGCCCTGCGCACCGGCCAGCGACGCGACGCTCAACAGCATGGCCAGGGCGAGCACCACAGCCAGAACACGGTATCCCTTCATAGTGAACCTTTCCTCCATTTGGTGTGGCTAGATCTGAGAGGGGCTACAGCGCGGCAGAACACCAGCAGCCCAGTGAACGGCAAGAGAGCCGTATTCCTGTCGCTCTTCCGCGCAATACTGGCAGCCTGCCAGCATATTCTGAGTATACACGTATCTTGTTAACGATGCATTAAAACACCTTTAGGGGTGATCGAAATCAACCGGCGTTGCCAGGCTTCAATGCCATCGCAGCCGCCGGTTGTGATCCCCGCTCACTCCGCCTGTGCTTCCGTGAAGATCGGCGTCTCCCCTGCCGTGGCGGCAATGGCCGCTTCCTGTTCTTCTGGCGTCATCGGTCGGAAGTTTTCCGCCGCCTTGAGCACCAGCGGCAGGATGCGCACATCTCCCACGCTGGGGATAGCCGTCACCCCCGGCTGGGACAGCGCAAAGCGCACGCCACGCTCTACTTCCGGATAGGTTGTGTACGGCTGGTACCAGGTCTGATGTGTCTTGACCCCGGCCGGCCAGGAACCCCGCGCGGCGGACTTAATCGCCATAATCCCAACATCGCGTGCCTGCGCTTCCGCCAGCAGGGCCGCAATATCCCGGCGGTACTGCGCGATGGCATACAGGGCAGGGTAGATCGGGACCATCAGGGTATCAAAGTCAAAGCGTTGCAACGCCTGCAATTGCAGGGCCGGGGCCTGCAGGCCATGGCCGGTCAGCCCCAGATAATCGACCAGTCCCTGTGCGCGCGCTTCCACCAGGGTTTCGATCGCGCCGCCCGGCGCCAGCGCCGCGTCAAGCTCCTCCTGAGTCGTGATCGCGTGCAACTGGTATAGTTCCAGGTGATCGGTGTGCAGCAACTTGAAGGAGTTTTCCAGGTCAACCCAGGCCGCGTCGCGGCTGCGCTCCAGCGTCTTGCAGCCAATGAAGAAGTTGGCTCGCCGGCCCGGCTCAGCAGCCAGCCATTCCCCCAGCACACGCTGGGCGTTGCCATACTGTGGGGCAACATCGATGTGATTCACCCCGTAAGACTGAGCCAGGTCCAGCGCCGCATTCGCGCCTTCCTGGTCAATCTCCCAGAAGGCAGCCGTGCCCATGATAACCAGGGTGCTCAGGTGATTCGTCCGCCCTAAACGTCGAGTCTCCACAATAATCACTCCTCTATAAGCATTGCCACGAGACTGCCGGGAATACCGCCAGAAACCCGGCGGCAGGAGCATGCGCCAGCAGGCACCCCGCCCGGCCAACGCCGCCTGCCACCATGCGTTAGTAGACGCTATTTTAGTCCAATTGTCAGCGCAAGCGCACCTACAAAGTACTGACGAACCTCGCTATTCTTGACACCCAAAGATCAGTTGGCTACAATATTTTTTAGATAAAACATTATCAAAATTATCAACCCTGTGCCACATATCCTGGTAAAGATTGCAGCAGTTGAACCTATTTCCTATTGAGTTCGCCTTGCTTTGGGCGATAGAGTGATGATTGACACAAGCTCCCTTCTCTCCCTGCGAGCAGCTTCTCGTGTCACACATAACAGACAAGGCTAGCTGACGTGATTCCTCCTAACGGCTTTGTGAGCAACCGGGTGCTCAAGCTGAAAGTAGGCTTTTTGCTGAATCAGAGCCTGGGCACAAGCCGCGAGGTAGATTTTGATGTCCCCGCCCTGGGCGTCGCCGACGATCTGGTCCTGGCCTTCCTGCGCGGGCAAATCCGCCTGAGCCGCACCCGCGAGGGAATCCTGGTTCAGGGCGAACTGCAAACAGCTATCGAAGGCGAATGTCGGCGCTGCCTGGCCGCCATCGCCATCCCCATTACTCTAACCCTGGAAGAACTCTTCGCCCTGCACCCGCATCGGGGAGACACTGAATTCAGCGTGTCGGAGGATGCCATCCTCGACCTGACGCCGTTGCTGCGCGAAGAAACCATCATCAGCATCCCCCTGGCGCCACTCTGCAAACCAGATTGCGCTGGCCTGTGCCCGTCTTGTGGCCATAACCTCAACTTAGGCCAGTGCGATTGTCCATCCACTGATCTTGACCCCCGTTTCGCTGTGCTATCACAGTTGCATGACCAAGAGTAATTATCTTTCATGGTATGAGGGGAGAGTCAGCCTTGAAACGCTACGAATCGGACGAACAGGACACGGATGCAGTAAGCGCGTTACTGAACAAAGCCGAGCACCAGGGTTTTCTGACCTCCGAGGATGTTTTCGAACTTGTCGCCGACCAGGCTCATAACCTGGACGACATCATCCTCGCCCTTCAAAATGAGGGTATAGACATTCTGGATGACAAAGAAGAGCAGGACATTGAATTTGAGGACGAAGAAGAAATTGAGGAGGATTTTGACCTCTCCGGCATTTCCTCCGACGACACCGTCGGCCTCTACCTCAAGGAGATGTCCCGCGTCCCACTGCTGACCACCAAAGAGGAAGTCGACCTGGCCAAGCGTCTGGAGGCCGGTCTGGAGGCGCAGCGCAAGCTGAGCCAGCTCAACGGTCGCAACCCGGAACTGCGCAAGCAACTGGAGGCCGTTGTTCAGGACGGCATCGCCGCCCGCGAGCACCTGATCAAAGCCAACACCCGGCTGGTCGTCTCCATCGCCAAGAAGTACATGGGCAGCGGCGTGCACTTCCTAGACCTGATCCAGGAGGGCAACCTGGGTCTGATGAAGGCGGTGGAGAAATTCGATTACACACGGGGTTACCGCTTCAGCACATATGCGACCTGGTGGATCCGCCAGACCATCACCCGCGCGATTGCCGATCAGGGGCGCACCATCCGCGTGCCGGTGCACATGAGCGACCGCATTCGCCGCCTCTACAAGGTCGCCCGTAAGCTGGAGCAGGAAAACGGCCGCAAGCCGACCGCCGAGGAAATCGCCGCCGAAATGGATATTGACCCGCGCAAGGTACAATGGATGCTCAAAGTCTCCTGGCGTCCCCTGAGCCTTGAACGACCGGTCGGCGAGGAAGAAGACTCCGAACTAGGCAACTTCATCGAAGATGACACCACCCCCACACCTACCCAGAGCGTCAGCAACAATCTGCTGCGGGAGGAAGTGGAGGCCGTCCTGAGCACCCTGACCCCGCGCGAAGCGCGGATCCTGCGGCTGCGTTTTGGCCTGCACAATGGCGAGTGCTACACGCTGGAAGAAGTCGGGCAAAAGTTCGGCCTGACCCGTGAACGCATCCGCCAGATCGAGGGCAAAGCCCTGCGGCGGTTGCGTCATCCGCGCCGTTCTCGCCGCCTGCGCAGCTTCCTGCAATAATCAAACGCATCAGCGCGTGAATCAACGGGCAGGTTTTCGTCGCCTGCCCGTTTGCCGTTCTTATGCCGCCTGTGTGTCGCTGATGAACTCAGGCGCATGATCCTGCAACCCGGCCAGCGCCGCGCTGACTTCCCACAGGCGGGCCGCCAGCGCCCAGTCATACGTGATCGGCGCGGTCTGGATAGCCTGATTCCGCACAAAATACTGCCCCGTCACCCCCTCGACCTCAGGCGACGACGCCAGGTAGACCAGCGTCCTGGCCCCGGCAACCGGGCTGATGCCAAAACGCTGCGTCAGCCTGATCAGCGCCTTCCACGGTTGCCCGTTGTTTAGGCCAAAGTTGCTGGCCACAAAGCCCGGATGCAGCGCGTTGGCTGTTACCCCTGTCCCCACCAGCCGACGAGCCAGTTCGTAGGTGAACAGGATGTTCATCAGCTTGGAGCGCGCGTAAGCCGCAAAGCCGCTATAGCGCCTGGTCATCTGCAAATCGTCCAAGTCCAGGGTTGCGCCGCGATAAGCATTGGAAGCGACATTGACCACCCGGGCCGGCGCGCTGGCCCGCAGGACATCCAGCAGCAGATTGGTGAGCAGGAAGTAACTCATGTGGTTCAGCGCAAAGGTCATCTCCAGCCCATCGACACTGAGTTGCCGGGACATGAAAATCCCGCCGGCGTTGTTGATCAGCACATCCAGCCGATCATGCCGGCTGCGAAAACGCTCTGCTGCAGCGCGAACAGCTTCCAGCGAGGACAGGTCTGCCACGATATAGTCCAGCTGATGGTTGCCTGTCTCGGCCCCGATCTGTTCCACCACCGCCTTACAGCGCGCCTCATTGCGACTCACAATGACCACCGCCGCGCCCATCCCGGCCAGTGCTCGCGCTGTCGCTGCCCCGATCCCGGAGCTTCCGCCGGTGATCAACACCGTCTTGCCATGCATTTGTCACACCCTCATCTGGTCAAAAACGCCCATTCATTGTACCGGCATAGCCGGTCAACTCTGCATAACCATAGCCGGTCACATCGCCGCCGATGCGCACCGCGCCTTCCCAGTAGGCAATGCCTTCGCGCAGCTCCTGATCGGCCAGCAAAGGCATCAGGCGCAGGCGCAGCGGCTGCCCATCGCCGCCGTCTGCGATGGTGATCTCCCACCCGGCGGGATACTCCGCGCCAGTGTGCGGACTGCGCCAGGTCTGCGTGACGGTGATAGTGAAGTCCGCCGCGTTCAACCGGCGTGTGCGGCCATCCGGCAGGACAATCAGGCCGCCAAAGACCGGCTCAAACCCGCCATCAAACAGGCGAATACGCCCCAGCATCACCTCGCGGTCATCATCAAGATGCAACCCAAACCAGTCCCACCCCTGCGCATCGTTGCCCAGGGCGCTGGTGCTGAACTCATGATCCATCCAGGTTGTTCCCTGCACGTGATAGGTCTGGCCGCTAACCACGATCACGCCACTGGTGAGCAGGCGCGACAGGGAGTAGTAGTAACTGGCGTTACCCGGCTCAGCGCTCTTGGGGCTGAGGCCGCCCTCACCCTGCAAAGCGGGCGGCTTGACCTGCTCCAGAAGCAGCTCAATAGCGACATCGGCCTCGCTCGCTATGATACGCGTGCGCAACGCCTGAGAGTCTTCCGCTGCCACCTGCCAGTCTTCCAGCCAGACGCGGTAACGCGGATCAGTCGTTGCGCCGGCCAGTCCCGCCCCACCCCGGCTGAAGCGTTGGTGCTGGTAGAAGGCCTGACCCTGCACATCAGTCACCGTGAAATGGGCCATATAGACCTGGTTGGTGCGCCATTCGGAACCCGTGTCAACTTCCGCCGGAGCAATCGCCCGCCGGAAGACCGTGAACTGGAAGCCAAAACGCCGACCGGACTCATCGGCCAGGTTGCCGGTGTAATACCACCATTCGGTCTGGTAGTCAGGATGCGCACCATGATCGCGTGGGAACTGCCAGTCATAAGGGCCGATAGCCCGCGCATAGCCCGCCGCGCTCAGGGGCGCGCTCAACAGATCGGCTCTGGCGCGGACCTCGCCGCCGCCGAATTCCACCAGGCTGACGCCAAGCAACACAATCGCCAGCGCCGCCACACCCAGCAAACCATACTTCCACATACCGTACCGATCCTCGCTTCACCTGCCTGAAACGCAACATCTATGCTGCTCTGGCCCGTGCCCGGATGCGCTGGCGCAGGCCATGTGGCAACACCCGTTTGATCATCCGCCATGTCCATCGCAGTGCCCTGAAGGCCAGCTGCAAGCCGCGGGCATGCGGG from Anaerolineae bacterium encodes the following:
- a CDS encoding aldo/keto reductase; translation: METRRLGRTNHLSTLVIMGTAAFWEIDQEGANAALDLAQSYGVNHIDVAPQYGNAQRVLGEWLAAEPGRRANFFIGCKTLERSRDAAWVDLENSFKLLHTDHLELYQLHAITTQEELDAALAPGGAIETLVEARAQGLVDYLGLTGHGLQAPALQLQALQRFDFDTLMVPIYPALYAIAQYRRDIAALLAEAQARDVGIMAIKSAARGSWPAGVKTHQTWYQPYTTYPEVERGVRFALSQPGVTAIPSVGDVRILPLVLKAAENFRPMTPEEQEAAIAATAGETPIFTEAQAE
- a CDS encoding DUF177 domain-containing protein, with the translated sequence MIPPNGFVSNRVLKLKVGFLLNQSLGTSREVDFDVPALGVADDLVLAFLRGQIRLSRTREGILVQGELQTAIEGECRRCLAAIAIPITLTLEELFALHPHRGDTEFSVSEDAILDLTPLLREETIISIPLAPLCKPDCAGLCPSCGHNLNLGQCDCPSTDLDPRFAVLSQLHDQE
- the rpoD gene encoding RNA polymerase sigma factor RpoD; this translates as MRGESALKRYESDEQDTDAVSALLNKAEHQGFLTSEDVFELVADQAHNLDDIILALQNEGIDILDDKEEQDIEFEDEEEIEEDFDLSGISSDDTVGLYLKEMSRVPLLTTKEEVDLAKRLEAGLEAQRKLSQLNGRNPELRKQLEAVVQDGIAAREHLIKANTRLVVSIAKKYMGSGVHFLDLIQEGNLGLMKAVEKFDYTRGYRFSTYATWWIRQTITRAIADQGRTIRVPVHMSDRIRRLYKVARKLEQENGRKPTAEEIAAEMDIDPRKVQWMLKVSWRPLSLERPVGEEEDSELGNFIEDDTTPTPTQSVSNNLLREEVEAVLSTLTPREARILRLRFGLHNGECYTLEEVGQKFGLTRERIRQIEGKALRRLRHPRRSRRLRSFLQ
- a CDS encoding SDR family oxidoreductase, which codes for MHGKTVLITGGSSGIGAATARALAGMGAAVVIVSRNEARCKAVVEQIGAETGNHQLDYIVADLSSLEAVRAAAERFRSRHDRLDVLINNAGGIFMSRQLSVDGLEMTFALNHMSYFLLTNLLLDVLRASAPARVVNVASNAYRGATLDLDDLQMTRRYSGFAAYARSKLMNILFTYELARRLVGTGVTANALHPGFVASNFGLNNGQPWKALIRLTQRFGISPVAGARTLVYLASSPEVEGVTGQYFVRNQAIQTAPITYDWALAARLWEVSAALAGLQDHAPEFISDTQAA
- a CDS encoding carotenoid 1,2-hydratase; amino-acid sequence: MWKYGLLGVAALAIVLLGVSLVEFGGGEVRARADLLSAPLSAAGYARAIGPYDWQFPRDHGAHPDYQTEWWYYTGNLADESGRRFGFQFTVFRRAIAPAEVDTGSEWRTNQVYMAHFTVTDVQGQAFYQHQRFSRGGAGLAGATTDPRYRVWLEDWQVAAEDSQALRTRIIASEADVAIELLLEQVKPPALQGEGGLSPKSAEPGNASYYYSLSRLLTSGVIVVSGQTYHVQGTTWMDHEFSTSALGNDAQGWDWFGLHLDDDREVMLGRIRLFDGGFEPVFGGLIVLPDGRTRRLNAADFTITVTQTWRSPHTGAEYPAGWEITIADGGDGQPLRLRLMPLLADQELREGIAYWEGAVRIGGDVTGYGYAELTGYAGTMNGRF